In the Variovorax sp. S12S4 genome, one interval contains:
- a CDS encoding SDR family oxidoreductase: MDLQLQDRHVLITGGSKGIGLACALGFLREGARVSLVSRDLQNLEQGRKTLVESFAQAEGRVSVHAADLKDPAGAVAALDAAEQAFGPVDVLVNSAGAARRTPPDELNAAAWHDAMDAKYFTYIHMIDPVVKRMGQRGSGAIVNVIGQGGKVASPVHMAGGAANAALMLVSAGMASAYAAKGVRVNAVNPGLTLTERLQEGLKADAKLQGIGSDEALQRAKARLPLGRIAAPEEIANAVVFLASPKASYITGAIVAMDGAVTPMI, from the coding sequence ATGGATCTCCAGCTCCAGGACCGGCACGTTCTCATCACCGGCGGCAGCAAGGGCATCGGCCTGGCCTGCGCGCTGGGCTTCTTGCGCGAGGGCGCGCGCGTGAGCCTTGTGTCGCGCGACCTGCAGAACCTGGAGCAGGGGCGCAAGACGCTGGTCGAGTCGTTCGCACAGGCCGAAGGCCGTGTCTCTGTGCATGCCGCCGACCTCAAGGACCCCGCCGGTGCCGTGGCCGCGCTCGACGCCGCCGAGCAGGCCTTCGGCCCGGTCGACGTGCTGGTCAATTCCGCCGGTGCTGCACGCCGCACGCCGCCGGACGAGCTGAATGCCGCCGCCTGGCACGACGCCATGGACGCCAAGTACTTCACCTACATCCACATGATCGATCCGGTGGTCAAGCGAATGGGCCAGCGCGGGAGCGGCGCCATCGTCAACGTGATCGGCCAGGGCGGCAAGGTGGCGAGCCCCGTCCACATGGCGGGCGGTGCGGCCAATGCGGCGCTCATGCTGGTGAGTGCCGGCATGGCTTCGGCCTATGCGGCCAAGGGCGTGCGTGTGAATGCGGTGAACCCGGGCCTCACGCTGACCGAACGGCTGCAGGAGGGCCTGAAGGCGGACGCAAAGCTGCAAGGCATCGGCAGCGATGAGGCGCTGCAGCGCGCCAAGGCAAGGCTGCCGCTCGGGCGCATTGCGGCGCCCGAAGAAATTGCGAACGCGGTCGTGTTCCTCGCGTCGCCGAAGGCGAGCTACATCACCGGCGCCATCGTGGCGATGGACGGCGCCGTCACGCCGATGATCTAG
- a CDS encoding creatininase family protein, producing MNASSVSLPRYWSQLTTRDFAALDVAATVAVLPLGATEQHGPHLPLGVDTVLADGIVAASLPLLPADLPVLFLPTQQIGLSPEHARFAGTLTLSAETVIRMWKEIGAGVARAGVKKLVLFNAHGGHVGAMDIVARELRAEHGLIVYSVSWFNLPLGDAGAQFGAGEHRFGVHAGDIETSMMLALAPQQVRMDEAKNFRSTSEQRAADYAILGNGKSAKLGWAMEDYNPQGAAGNAAAATAARGQAVVDAAAEQLALLLAEVSRLPLDTANTGPLP from the coding sequence ATGAATGCATCCTCGGTATCCCTGCCCCGCTACTGGTCTCAACTGACGACGCGCGACTTTGCCGCGCTCGATGTGGCAGCCACCGTGGCGGTGCTGCCGCTCGGCGCAACCGAGCAACACGGGCCGCACCTGCCCTTGGGCGTGGACACCGTGCTGGCCGACGGCATCGTTGCCGCGTCGCTGCCGCTGCTGCCGGCCGATCTTCCGGTGCTGTTCTTGCCAACGCAGCAGATCGGCCTGAGCCCCGAGCACGCGCGCTTTGCGGGCACGCTCACGCTGTCGGCCGAAACCGTGATCCGCATGTGGAAGGAAATCGGCGCCGGCGTGGCGCGCGCCGGCGTGAAGAAGCTGGTGCTGTTCAACGCGCACGGCGGCCATGTGGGCGCTATGGACATCGTGGCGCGCGAGCTGCGCGCGGAACACGGCCTCATCGTCTACAGCGTGAGCTGGTTCAACCTTCCGCTGGGCGATGCGGGCGCGCAGTTCGGCGCCGGCGAGCATCGCTTCGGCGTGCATGCGGGCGATATCGAAACCTCGATGATGCTGGCGCTTGCGCCGCAGCAGGTGCGCATGGACGAGGCGAAGAACTTCCGCTCCACCTCCGAGCAGCGCGCAGCGGACTATGCGATTCTCGGCAACGGCAAGAGCGCGAAGCTCGGCTGGGCCATGGAGGACTACAACCCGCAAGGCGCGGCGGGCAATGCGGCCGCGGCGACTGCTGCGCGCGGGCAGGCTGTTGTCGATGCGGCTGCGGAGCAGTTGGCGTTGTTGTTGGCTGAGGTGTCTCGGC